From Camelina sativa cultivar DH55 chromosome 20, Cs, whole genome shotgun sequence, the proteins below share one genomic window:
- the LOC104772631 gene encoding agamous-like MADS-box protein AGL90, which yields MRKLKLSLIANERSRKKTFMKRKKGITKKLHELTTLCGVQACGVIYSPYMSVPEVWPSKEGAQEVAMKFMEMPMETRNKKMMDQETYLREQNTKIQEQVDKLAVENRELQVKRFMFDCLEGKMSEYHYGANDLHDSHRYIDQYINQLTQKMQIHLENGESSFFSPLPTGVADIDPPAVADFAVGVNTAGVSAAREFCAHIPYHNMNMNQNLQEPVQYHTLHDFYGHIQGVYNNMTWNHDLNFDLNHNMNLNVDLNSNQYLNQENSFNDMMLAQNVGYDGGHARIPLIDGNHYNYHQQPTVDLAITNHMPAITSSTTSTTSSNNNNNPTTYKLNPR from the exons atgaGGAAATTGAAATTATCTTTGATAGCCAATGagagatcaagaaaaaaaacattcatgaagaggaagaaagggatAACGAAGAAACTTCACGAGTTGACAACTCTTTGTGGTGTCCAAGCTTGTGGGGTCATCTACAGTCCGTATATGTCGGTACCAGAGGTTTGGCCGTCAAAGGAAGGTGCACAAGAGGTGGCAATGAAGTTTATGGAGATGCCGatggaaacaagaaacaaaaagatgatgGATCAAGAAACGTATTTGCGGGAGCAGAATACCAAAATACAAGAGCAAGTAGACAAGCTGGCTGTTGAGAATCGGGAGTTACAAGTTAAACGATTTATGTTTGATTGTCTTGAAGGAAAGATGTCGGAGTATCATTATGGTGCAAATGACCTTCACGATTCGCATCGCTATATTGATCAATATATCAATCAGCTTACTCAAAAGATGCAAATTCATTTAGAAAATGGTGagtcttcttttttctctcctcttcctACTGGAGTTGCGGATATAGATCCTCCCGCTGTTGCAGATTTTGCTGTTGGTGTGAATACAGCCGGGGTAAGTgctgctagagagttttgtgcTCATATTCCATACCACAATATGAATATGAATCAAAATCTGCAAGAACCGGTTCAATATCATACTTTGcatgatttttatggtcatattCAAGGAGTCTACAATAACATGACTTGGAATCatgatttgaattttgatttaaatcatAACATGAATTTGAATGTAGATCTGAATTCCAATCAGTATCTGAATCAAGAAAACTCATTTAATGATATGATGCTGGCACAAAATGTGGGTTATGATGGAGGACATGCTAGAATTCCTTTGATAGATGGAAACCACTACAACTATCACCAACAACCAACTGTTGATCTTGCCATCACCAATCACATGCCTGCCATCACCTCCTCTACCACCTCTACAACCA GttccaataataataacaatccaacaacatacaaattaaaccctagataA